A single window of Engraulis encrasicolus isolate BLACKSEA-1 chromosome 20, IST_EnEncr_1.0, whole genome shotgun sequence DNA harbors:
- the LOC134436583 gene encoding putative cyclin-dependent serine/threonine-protein kinase DDB_G0272797/DDB_G0274007, with the protein MRSHDFFSGLTMDQLREGEIRETSCASPFPDPIKPSKMGSDSAVSVSVSVSRVIGPVGGGDWERGQLDRARDERKKAEEEWRASGKLTDGVEDRLEELLLRYQFNKLKQQWCQLWQRQQQQQLQQQQHWLQHWQQHWQKWQQPQQPQQQQPQQQKLQQQQQQHSNQQHQQEWQHHQQQRYQQQLKWHQQQQQQRQKQYQQQLQHSNQQHQQEWQHHQQQRYQQQQKWHQQQQQQQRQKQYHQQQQQQQQRQKQYQQQKWHQQHQQQQQKQQQPSRPEELSRPQHCQPQRQRQHKALLSPVLRAAAQAAKSCHVNGNVAPRRVLRQ; encoded by the exons ATGCGGTCGCACGACTTTTTCAGCGGATTAACTATGGATCAACTGCGTGAGGGCGAGATCCGAGAAACCAGCTGCGCTTCCCCTTTCCCTGACCCGATCAAGCCCTCCAAGATGGGGAGTGACTCCGCCGTCTCGGTGTCTGTCTCGGTGTCTCGGGTGATCGGGCCGGTTGGTGGTGGGGACTGGGAGAGAGGCCAGCTGGATCGGGCTCGCGACGAGAGGAAGAAGGccgaggaggagtggagagccaGCGGCAAGCTGA CTGACGGTGTTGAGGACCGTCTGGAGGAGCTTCTGCTCCGTTATCAGTTCAACAAGCTGAAGCAGCAGTGGTGCCAGCTGTGGCAgcgccaacagcagcagcagctgcagcagcagcagcattggctGCAGCACTGGCAGCAGCACTGGCAGAAgtggcagcagccgcagcagccacagcagcagcagccgcagcagcagaagttgcagcagcagcagcagcagcactcgaaccagcagcatcagcaggagtggcagcaccaccagcagcagcgatATCAGCAGCAGCTGAAgtggcaccagcagcagcagcagcaacgacagaagcagtaccagcagcagctgcagcactcgaaccagcagcatcagcaagagtggcagcaccaccagcagcagcgatatcagcagcagcagaagtggcaccagcagcagcagcagcagcagcggcagaagcagtaccaccagcagcagcagcagcagcagcaacggcagaagcagtaccagcagcagaagtggcaccagcagcaccagcagcagcagcagaagcagcagcagccctccAGGCCAGAGGAGCTGAGCCGACCCCAGCATTGCCAACCCCAGAGGCAGCGTCAGCACAAGGCCCTCCTGAGTCCCGTCCTAAGAGCAGCCGCCCAGGCTGCAAAGAGCTGCCATGTCAACGGCAACGTGGCCCCAAGGAGGGTCCTGAGGCAGTGA